Part of the Variovorax sp. PAMC 28711 genome is shown below.
CGGTCGCGGGCGTGACAGGCTCAGCGGTCGAGCTGGTCGGCCCACATCAGGGCCTGCAGGTGCGCCCAGTTCACCTGGTGATTCGAGAGTTGCAACTCGTCGCAGGCTTTCGCGAAGGCCACGCTGTCGCCCGTTTCGCAGGCCTTGGTGAGGCACAGGAACGGCGCGAGCTGGCCCTCGTTGCGCAGCAGCGCGTCGAGTACCGGTTCCGGCAGCGTGACCGAGCTGAGCGCCTGCGCCAGCGGCATGCCGAGCATGGTATCGAGCAGCGAGAACACGCCCACCACGAACGCGTTGTCGCAGTCTTCCTGCGGCATCAGCTCGGCAGCGAGCAGTTCCATGAGCCGGCCGCGCACCACGGCGGTGGTGCCGGCCGCCGGCGCCGCGCCGCCGGGGCGGGAGATCGTCATCAGCAGGGTAGCCCAGCGGAACAGCCGGTTCATGCCGAGGATCATCACCGCGTGGCGGAACGAAGTGATCTCGGAACTCAGCCCGAAGCCGCACGAATTGATCATGCGCAGCAGCTTGAAAGAGAGGGTCGGGTCGCGCTTGATCACGTCCTCGATCTCGTCGAGATCGGCTTCGCGGCGCACCAGGTTGATGAGCTGGATGATGGTCGCCTGCGACGCCTGCACCGTCTTGTCGGTGATGGTCGAGGGCTGCGAGAACCACTGGCCCTGGAACAGCGTCACGCCGAAGCGCTTCATCATTTCGTACTGCTCGACGGTGTCGACCTGCTCGGCCACCACCTGCGCCTTGCCCGAGGCGCGAGCGGCCTTGACGACGCGCTCGGCCTCTTCGTTGGAAATTCGGTCCATCTCCAGCTTGATGAAGGCGGCCATCGGGCGCC
Proteins encoded:
- a CDS encoding EAL and HDOD domain-containing protein, producing the protein MTAELAPATDTPAEGISGLSRQAIVDERRAVYGYALFEQPRDRANDSAVVLDALSDSGSNAVAGEKVVFIHCALENLEALHFDLLDPEKVVLEVDAPENSSAEDIERGRLMLVKIRESGFRLAFGPTVLRPAFASWRPMAAFIKLEMDRISNEEAERVVKAARASGKAQVVAEQVDTVEQYEMMKRFGVTLFQGQWFSQPSTITDKTVQASQATIIQLINLVRREADLDEIEDVIKRDPTLSFKLLRMINSCGFGLSSEITSFRHAVMILGMNRLFRWATLLMTISRPGGAAPAAGTTAVVRGRLMELLAAELMPQEDCDNAFVVGVFSLLDTMLGMPLAQALSSVTLPEPVLDALLRNEGQLAPFLCLTKACETGDSVAFAKACDELQLSNHQVNWAHLQALMWADQLDR